A single window of Streptomyces griseoviridis DNA harbors:
- a CDS encoding MDR family MFS transporter: MPPRLRPAAGARRTTPLLRLLILTQLAFNVGFFAVLPFLAEHLGTAVGMAGWLVGFVLGLRTFSQQGLFVVGGALTDRYGVRPVVLAGCALRVAGFGWLGYAEGTGPVIGAVLLIGFAAALFSPAVESEVARQAVALEEAGGGPRTRVLALFTVAGQAGAFIGPLLGALLLASDFRTVCLAGAGIFVLVLAGHAWLLPQHLPGRRRTTAKGGIGPLLRNRRFLGLCCAYGAYLLAYNQLYLALPAEVERATGSQAPLAWLFALSSLLVVTTQLPVTHWAGAQLTARRSMAAGLLLISAGFALVAAARPAERTGTAGLLPAAGFVVLLTVGQMLVAPVARAWVPDLAEPGRLGLYTGALSSVSGLIVLVGSSATGTLLDLGLPPAVPWLVLAAVPVSAVWLLPRRQAV; encoded by the coding sequence CTGCCTCCTCGGCTCCGCCCGGCGGCCGGAGCCCGGCGCACCACGCCCCTGCTGCGGCTGCTGATCCTCACCCAACTCGCCTTCAACGTCGGGTTCTTCGCCGTCCTGCCGTTCCTCGCCGAACACCTCGGCACCGCCGTCGGCATGGCAGGCTGGCTCGTCGGGTTCGTCCTCGGCCTGCGCACCTTCAGCCAGCAGGGCCTGTTCGTGGTCGGCGGCGCGCTCACCGACCGCTACGGCGTCCGGCCCGTCGTCCTCGCCGGATGCGCCCTGCGCGTCGCCGGGTTCGGCTGGCTCGGCTACGCCGAGGGCACCGGCCCGGTCATCGGGGCGGTCCTGCTCATCGGGTTCGCCGCCGCGCTGTTCTCGCCCGCCGTCGAGTCCGAGGTCGCCCGGCAGGCCGTCGCCCTCGAAGAGGCGGGCGGCGGCCCCCGCACCCGCGTCCTCGCCCTGTTCACCGTCGCGGGGCAGGCGGGCGCGTTCATCGGACCGCTGCTGGGCGCCCTGCTGCTGGCCTCCGACTTCAGGACCGTGTGCCTCGCGGGCGCCGGGATCTTCGTCCTCGTCCTCGCCGGACACGCGTGGCTGCTGCCCCAGCACCTGCCGGGCCGCCGGCGCACCACCGCCAAGGGCGGCATCGGCCCGCTGCTGCGCAACCGCCGCTTCCTCGGCCTGTGTTGCGCCTACGGCGCCTATCTCCTCGCCTACAACCAGCTCTATCTCGCGCTGCCCGCCGAGGTGGAGCGCGCCACGGGCTCGCAGGCGCCGCTGGCCTGGCTGTTCGCGCTGTCGTCGCTGCTCGTCGTGACCACCCAGCTCCCGGTCACCCACTGGGCGGGCGCCCAGCTCACCGCGCGCCGCTCGATGGCGGCCGGCCTGCTGCTGATCTCGGCGGGCTTCGCGCTGGTCGCCGCCGCCCGCCCCGCCGAACGGACCGGCACGGCGGGGCTGTTGCCCGCCGCGGGGTTCGTCGTGCTGCTCACCGTCGGCCAGATGCTGGTCGCTCCGGTGGCCCGCGCCTGGGTGCCCGACCTCGCGGAGCCTGGCCGCCTCGGGCTCTACACCGGGGCGCTCTCCTCGGTCTCGGGTCTGATCGTGCTCGTGGGCAGCTCGGCGACCGGCACGCTCCTCGACCTGGGGCTCCCGCCCGCGGTGCCGTGGCTGGTGCTCGCGGCCGTCCCGGTCTCGGCGGTCTGGCTGCTGCCGCGCCGGCAGGCCGTCTGA
- a CDS encoding CDP-alcohol phosphatidyltransferase family protein produces the protein MALNNTYDARLVQQETAVGAGVQILLLALLGSAIGLGPAGWLTGVAFAVATWAVLSRALHRTRPRSFGPANRVTLGRATLVGGVTALVADSFESAPPVTVFVGLTAVALILDGVDGKVARRTGTSTPLGARFDMEVDAFLILVLSVYVSTRLGPWVLLIGGMRYAFVAAARVLPWLNAPLPPSTARKTVAALQGVLLLLAASGCLPFWATCAVTSIALAALVWSFGRDVLWLRGTSRTVADGVGRGRADEVALMLELTREPVAS, from the coding sequence GTGGCCCTGAACAACACGTACGACGCGAGGCTGGTCCAGCAGGAGACCGCGGTGGGAGCGGGCGTTCAGATCCTGTTGCTCGCCCTGCTCGGCTCGGCGATCGGACTGGGGCCCGCGGGCTGGCTGACCGGTGTCGCCTTCGCCGTCGCCACCTGGGCGGTGCTCTCCCGGGCGCTGCACCGCACCAGGCCGCGGTCGTTCGGCCCGGCCAACCGGGTGACACTCGGCCGGGCGACCCTGGTGGGCGGGGTGACGGCGCTGGTCGCGGACTCCTTCGAGAGCGCGCCGCCGGTCACGGTGTTCGTCGGTCTGACGGCGGTGGCGCTGATCCTGGACGGCGTGGACGGCAAGGTGGCCCGGCGCACCGGCACCTCGACGCCGCTCGGCGCGCGGTTCGACATGGAGGTCGACGCGTTCCTGATCCTGGTGCTCAGCGTGTACGTGTCGACGAGGCTCGGGCCGTGGGTGCTGCTGATCGGCGGGATGCGGTACGCGTTCGTCGCCGCGGCGCGGGTGCTGCCCTGGCTGAACGCGCCGCTGCCGCCGAGCACGGCCCGCAAGACGGTGGCGGCCCTCCAGGGCGTCCTCCTGCTCCTCGCGGCCTCGGGCTGCCTGCCGTTCTGGGCCACGTGCGCGGTGACGTCGATCGCCCTGGCCGCCCTGGTCTGGTCGTTCGGCCGCGATGTGCTGTGGCTGCGCGGGACGTCCAGGACCGTGGCGGACGGCGTCGGCCGGGGCCGGGCGGACGAGGTGGCGCTGATGCTGGAGCTGACGCGGGAGCCGGTGGCGTCCTGA
- a CDS encoding zinc-dependent alcohol dehydrogenase, translating to MKRTAHAFWLDRPGQGALRAVQLPQPGADDVVVRALYSGVSRGTETLVFRGGVPASQHAAMRAPFQEGEFPGPVKYGYLSVGTVEEGPAALVGRTVFCLYPHQTRYVVPAAAVTVVPDDVPAARAVLAGTVETAVNALWDAAPLIGDRITVVGGGMVGCSVAALLARFPGVRVQLVDADPARAAVAAALGVDFALPADALGERDLVVHASATEQGLARALELLTPEGTVLELSWYGDRKVSLPLGEAFHSRRLVIRGSQVGTVSPARPGRSYADRLALALELLADPALDALITGESAFEELPEVLPKLADGAIAALCHLIRYS from the coding sequence ATGAAGCGGACCGCCCACGCGTTCTGGCTGGACCGTCCGGGCCAGGGCGCCCTACGCGCTGTCCAGCTGCCGCAGCCGGGCGCGGACGACGTCGTCGTGCGCGCGCTGTACTCCGGGGTCAGCCGCGGCACCGAGACCCTGGTGTTCCGCGGCGGCGTCCCGGCCAGCCAGCACGCGGCGATGCGCGCGCCCTTCCAGGAGGGCGAGTTCCCCGGCCCGGTGAAGTACGGCTACCTGAGCGTCGGCACGGTCGAGGAGGGCCCGGCGGCGCTCGTCGGCCGCACGGTGTTCTGCCTCTACCCGCACCAGACCCGGTACGTCGTCCCGGCCGCCGCCGTCACCGTCGTGCCGGACGACGTGCCCGCCGCGCGCGCCGTCCTCGCCGGGACCGTGGAGACCGCCGTCAACGCGCTCTGGGACGCCGCGCCGCTGATCGGCGACCGGATCACGGTGGTCGGCGGCGGCATGGTCGGCTGCTCGGTCGCCGCGCTGCTCGCCCGGTTCCCCGGCGTACGCGTCCAGTTGGTCGACGCCGACCCGGCCCGCGCCGCCGTCGCCGCCGCCCTGGGCGTCGACTTCGCGCTCCCCGCCGACGCCCTCGGCGAACGCGACCTCGTCGTGCACGCGAGCGCCACCGAACAGGGCCTCGCCCGCGCCCTCGAACTCCTCACGCCCGAGGGCACCGTCCTCGAACTGAGCTGGTACGGCGACCGCAAGGTCTCCCTGCCGCTCGGCGAGGCGTTCCACTCCCGCCGCCTGGTCATCCGCGGCAGCCAGGTCGGCACCGTCTCCCCGGCCCGCCCCGGCCGCAGTTACGCCGACCGGCTCGCGCTCGCCCTCGAACTCCTCGCCGACCCGGCGCTCGACGCCCTCATCACCGGCGAGTCCGCCTTCGAGGAGCTGCCCGAGGTACTCCCCAAGCTGGCGGACGGGGCCATTGCGGCCCTCTGTCACCTGATCCGGTACTCCTGA
- a CDS encoding 6-pyruvoyl trahydropterin synthase family protein yields MFSVTVRDHIMIAHSFRGEVFGPAQRLHGATFLVDATFRREQLDDDGIVVDIGLATQELGAVTSELNYRNLDNEPEFAGVNTSTEFLAKVIADRLAERVHKGALGEGARGIAGIAVTLHESHIAWASYERAL; encoded by the coding sequence TTGTTCAGTGTCACCGTCCGCGATCACATCATGATCGCCCACAGCTTCCGCGGCGAGGTCTTCGGACCCGCGCAGCGCCTGCACGGAGCGACGTTCCTCGTGGACGCCACGTTCCGCCGCGAGCAGCTGGACGACGACGGCATCGTCGTCGACATCGGCCTGGCCACCCAGGAACTCGGCGCCGTCACGAGCGAGTTGAACTACCGGAACCTCGACAACGAACCCGAGTTCGCCGGCGTCAACACCTCGACCGAGTTCCTCGCCAAGGTCATCGCCGACCGGCTCGCCGAACGCGTCCACAAGGGCGCGCTCGGCGAGGGCGCCCGGGGCATCGCCGGGATCGCCGTCACCCTGCACGAATCGCACATCGCCTGGGCGAGCTACGAGCGTGCGCTGTGA
- a CDS encoding glycosyltransferase family 4 protein: MTDLTVDRARLGYVPAQHAPLKIAESVLRMSLNSVHFVLPGGVDDPAVPSGGNAYDRRICLDLPGFGWQVHKHTVDGAWPRPGAGARAELARVLAEFPDDTVVLIDGLVACGVPEVVVPEAARLRLAVLVHLPLADETGLDPAVAAELDARERDVLRAAPAVVATSDWAVRRLVSHHGLAPERVHVAAPGADIAPLASGTDGVSRLLCVAAVTPRKGQHRLVEALAAAADLPWSCVCVGALGQDPEYVAHLRELIRAHGLEDRIHLAGAQAGAALDASYAAADLMVLTSYAETYGMAVTEALARGIPVLATDVGGLPEAVGRAPDGGVPGILVPPENPAALASELRGWFGEADVRRRLKAAARGRRAALDGWATTARSLAGVLGRLPSEPRRAA; the protein is encoded by the coding sequence GTGACCGACCTGACCGTGGACCGGGCCAGGCTCGGATACGTGCCCGCGCAGCACGCCCCCCTCAAGATCGCCGAGAGCGTACTCAGGATGTCCCTCAACTCCGTGCACTTCGTCCTGCCAGGCGGCGTCGACGACCCGGCGGTACCGAGCGGCGGCAACGCCTACGACCGCCGGATCTGCCTCGACCTCCCCGGCTTCGGCTGGCAGGTCCACAAGCACACCGTGGACGGCGCCTGGCCCCGCCCCGGAGCCGGCGCCCGCGCCGAACTGGCCCGCGTCCTCGCCGAGTTCCCCGACGACACCGTCGTCCTCATCGACGGCCTCGTCGCCTGCGGCGTCCCCGAGGTCGTCGTCCCCGAGGCGGCCCGGCTGCGGCTCGCCGTCCTCGTCCATCTGCCGCTCGCCGACGAGACGGGCCTCGACCCCGCCGTCGCGGCCGAGCTGGACGCCAGGGAACGCGACGTGCTGCGCGCCGCCCCCGCGGTCGTCGCCACCAGCGACTGGGCCGTCCGCAGGCTCGTCTCCCACCACGGCCTCGCCCCCGAACGTGTCCATGTCGCCGCCCCGGGCGCCGACATCGCGCCCCTCGCCTCGGGCACCGACGGCGTCTCGCGGCTGCTGTGCGTCGCCGCCGTCACCCCCCGCAAGGGCCAGCACCGGCTGGTCGAGGCTCTCGCCGCGGCGGCCGACCTGCCCTGGAGCTGCGTCTGCGTCGGCGCCCTCGGCCAGGACCCCGAGTACGTCGCCCATCTGCGCGAACTGATCCGCGCCCACGGCCTCGAGGACCGCATCCACCTGGCGGGAGCGCAGGCGGGCGCCGCACTGGACGCCAGCTACGCCGCCGCCGACCTGATGGTCCTCACCTCCTACGCGGAGACCTACGGCATGGCCGTCACCGAGGCCCTCGCACGCGGCATCCCGGTGCTCGCCACCGACGTCGGCGGACTGCCCGAGGCGGTCGGCCGCGCCCCCGACGGCGGCGTGCCCGGCATCCTCGTCCCGCCGGAGAACCCCGCCGCCCTCGCCAGCGAACTGCGCGGCTGGTTCGGCGAGGCCGACGTGCGGCGCCGGCTCAAGGCCGCGGCCCGCGGCCGGCGCGCCGCCCTCGACGGCTGGGCGACCACCGCCCGCAGCCTCGCCGGAGTGCTCGGCCGGCTACCGAGCGAACCCAGGAGGGCGGCATGA
- a CDS encoding class I SAM-dependent methyltransferase codes for MRTTAVTEQAGLPGRPTEQELAQPAPEAGTGDGVIPGAGPTPRPGERATVRLREDGPDEQPRYAPEWLQLREPADADARAHELLDPLRIRLANLPGRSGLVVHDLGCGTGSMGRWLAPRLDGPQHWVLHDRDPYLLHFAAVASPRSAADGSRVTVETRRGDVARLTPEALLGASLVTASALLDVLTRPEADTLADACAGAGCPALLTLSVAGRVDIAPADPLDAELAEAFNDHQRRGGLLGPDAVTATCEAFSERGATVHVVPSAWRLGPDEAALTAQWLRGWVGAAVEQRPDLKDRAEPYLRARLAACEAGELRVTVHHSDLLALTRPGGTA; via the coding sequence ATGAGGACGACAGCCGTGACAGAGCAGGCCGGCCTCCCCGGCCGGCCCACCGAGCAGGAGTTGGCGCAGCCGGCACCGGAGGCAGGAACCGGTGACGGCGTGATCCCGGGCGCGGGCCCCACACCGCGCCCGGGGGAGCGGGCCACGGTCAGGCTCCGCGAGGACGGGCCCGACGAACAGCCCAGGTACGCGCCCGAGTGGCTCCAACTGCGCGAGCCGGCCGACGCCGACGCCCGCGCCCACGAGCTGCTCGACCCGCTGCGCATCCGGCTCGCCAACCTGCCGGGACGCTCCGGACTCGTCGTCCACGACCTGGGCTGCGGCACCGGCTCCATGGGCCGCTGGCTGGCCCCGCGCCTGGACGGCCCCCAGCACTGGGTCCTGCACGACCGCGACCCCTACCTGCTGCACTTCGCGGCCGTCGCCTCCCCGAGGTCGGCCGCCGACGGCAGCCGGGTCACCGTCGAGACCCGGCGCGGCGACGTCGCCAGGCTCACCCCCGAGGCGCTGCTCGGCGCGTCCCTGGTGACGGCCTCCGCGCTGCTCGACGTCCTCACCCGCCCCGAGGCCGACACCCTCGCCGACGCCTGCGCCGGCGCCGGCTGCCCGGCCCTGCTCACCCTGTCGGTGGCGGGCCGCGTCGACATCGCGCCCGCCGACCCGCTGGACGCCGAGCTGGCCGAGGCGTTCAACGACCACCAGCGGCGCGGCGGACTGCTCGGCCCCGACGCGGTCACGGCCACCTGTGAGGCGTTCTCCGAACGCGGCGCGACCGTGCACGTCGTCCCGAGCGCCTGGCGGCTCGGGCCCGACGAGGCCGCGCTGACCGCGCAGTGGCTGCGCGGCTGGGTCGGCGCGGCCGTCGAGCAGCGGCCCGACCTGAAGGACCGTGCTGAACCGTATCTGCGGGCCCGTCTCGCGGCCTGCGAGGCAGGTGAACTCCGCGTCACGGTCCACCACAGCGACCTGCTCGCCCTCACCCGCCCCGGCGGTACGGCATGA
- a CDS encoding creatininase family protein yields the protein MSGSGARTAAEGLVPADTTEEVRTRAAGVSTQVAVLPVGSFEQHGPFLPLATDTLVACAVAREIAAAFPVHLLPPVTISCSHEHAGWPGTVSISAVTLHAVVSDIAASLRRSGVDALVVVNGHGGNYVLGNVVQESSARGERMALFPAAEDWEAARGRAGVVTSLLTDMHAGEIETSILLHAHPEFLRPGYETSDFVADDRRHLLTLGMSGYTDSGVIGRPSLGSAEKGKELLASLVDSFGAYFSLLSQPEAGSARGA from the coding sequence ATGAGTGGTTCGGGCGCGCGTACGGCGGCGGAAGGTCTGGTGCCGGCGGACACCACGGAAGAGGTACGGACCAGGGCGGCGGGCGTCTCAACGCAGGTCGCCGTTCTTCCGGTGGGGAGTTTCGAGCAGCACGGTCCGTTCCTTCCCCTGGCGACCGACACCCTGGTCGCCTGTGCCGTGGCCCGCGAGATCGCCGCGGCGTTCCCGGTGCACCTCCTCCCTCCGGTGACCATCTCCTGTTCGCACGAGCACGCCGGCTGGCCGGGCACCGTGAGCATCTCGGCGGTGACCCTGCACGCGGTGGTGAGCGACATAGCCGCCTCGCTCCGCCGCTCCGGCGTCGACGCCCTGGTGGTGGTGAACGGGCACGGCGGGAACTACGTGCTGGGCAACGTCGTCCAGGAGTCCTCGGCCCGCGGCGAGCGGATGGCGCTGTTCCCCGCCGCGGAGGACTGGGAGGCGGCCAGGGGGCGGGCGGGGGTGGTCACCTCGCTGCTCACCGACATGCACGCGGGGGAAATCGAGACCTCCATCCTGCTGCACGCCCATCCCGAATTTCTCCGACCCGGATATGAGACCTCCGATTTCGTCGCGGACGACCGTCGTCATCTCTTGACCCTCGGAATGTCCGGCTATACCGATTCGGGCGTCATCGGGCGCCCTTCACTCGGTTCGGCGGAAAAGGGGAAGGAACTCCTGGCGAGCCTGGTGGATTCCTTCGGCGCGTATTTCTCGCTGCTCTCGCAGCCGGAGGCGGGCAGCGCGCGCGGCGCGTGA
- the ribA gene encoding GTP cyclohydrolase II, which yields MTEKIGVLVKKSAQRTGVERIVNAPLPTVYGEFRAVGYLDHDRGDEQVALVHGDIGAEGVLTRLHSECLTGDAFGSQHCECGDQLASALRAVVAEGAGIVVYLRGHEGRGIGLLGKLRAMALQAEGLDTVEANLALGLPVDARDYGVAAGMLHDLGVNSVRLMSNNPRKREALVRHGIEVAETVPLLIAPSENNITYLRTKRERLDHHLPHLDAVAHLS from the coding sequence ATGACAGAAAAAATCGGCGTACTCGTCAAGAAGTCAGCGCAGCGCACGGGCGTGGAACGGATCGTGAATGCGCCGCTGCCCACCGTGTACGGGGAATTCCGCGCGGTGGGGTACCTGGACCACGACCGCGGTGACGAGCAGGTGGCCCTGGTGCACGGCGACATCGGCGCGGAGGGCGTGCTGACCCGGCTGCACTCCGAGTGCCTGACGGGCGACGCGTTCGGGTCCCAGCACTGCGAGTGCGGTGACCAACTGGCGTCCGCGCTGCGGGCGGTGGTCGCCGAGGGGGCCGGCATCGTCGTCTATCTGCGCGGCCACGAGGGGCGCGGTATCGGTCTGCTCGGCAAGCTGCGGGCGATGGCCCTGCAGGCCGAGGGCCTGGACACCGTGGAGGCGAACCTGGCCCTCGGGCTGCCGGTCGACGCCCGGGACTACGGGGTGGCCGCCGGGATGCTCCACGACCTCGGGGTGAACTCGGTGCGGCTGATGTCCAACAACCCGCGCAAGCGGGAGGCGTTGGTGCGGCACGGCATCGAAGTGGCCGAGACCGTGCCGCTGTTGATAGCGCCGAGCGAGAACAACATCACCTATCTGCGCACCAAGCGGGAGCGGCTCGACCACCATCTGCCCCACCTGGACGCGGTCGCCCACCTGTCCTGA
- a CDS encoding serine hydrolase domain-containing protein → MAQLRQEVDPDEVGLDAKALARLDRHLAVQVDEGRLPGSLVAVARGGRVAHLTAYGRRDLAAGRPVEPDTLWRMYSMTKPVTTVAALTLVEEGRLSLDDPVHRHLPAFAEPRVYVGGSGLDLRTRPASGPLLIRHLMTHTAGLTFAFYHTHPVDARYREAGLDSSVKPGTDLAGTVDAYASLPLQFEPGTEWNYSVATNVLGRVLEVISGQPLDTFLAERVFGPLGMTDAGFQVSAEQAPRLSELYGETNEGGIERIAGLPLHGRPRFLSGSGGMVASAHDIHRFSEMLRRRGELDGVRLLAPETVDLMTRNHLPDGADLRAFGSRPAHDEPGNEGVGFGLGVSVVVDPSRTKAPTGLGTYGWSGVATTTFWVDPSRDLSVQFYTQVRPKSSHTLYPDIKRLVHEAVLD, encoded by the coding sequence ATGGCACAGCTGCGACAAGAGGTCGACCCGGACGAGGTCGGGCTGGACGCGAAGGCGCTCGCCCGCCTCGACCGGCACCTGGCCGTGCAGGTCGACGAGGGGCGCCTGCCCGGCAGCCTGGTGGCCGTGGCCCGCGGCGGTCGCGTCGCCCACCTCACCGCGTACGGCCGGCGGGACCTCGCGGCCGGGCGGCCCGTCGAGCCCGACACCCTGTGGCGGATGTACTCGATGACCAAGCCGGTCACCACGGTGGCCGCGCTCACCCTCGTCGAGGAGGGCCGCCTCAGCCTCGACGACCCGGTCCACCGCCACCTCCCGGCCTTCGCCGAACCACGGGTGTACGTCGGCGGCTCGGGCTTGGACCTGCGCACCCGCCCGGCGTCGGGACCGCTCCTGATCCGGCACCTGATGACCCACACCGCGGGGCTGACGTTCGCCTTCTACCACACGCACCCGGTGGACGCCCGCTACCGGGAGGCCGGTCTCGATTCGTCGGTGAAGCCGGGCACCGATCTCGCGGGGACCGTCGACGCGTACGCGAGCCTGCCGTTGCAGTTCGAGCCCGGCACCGAGTGGAACTACTCGGTCGCCACCAATGTGCTGGGCCGGGTCCTTGAGGTAATCAGCGGGCAGCCGCTCGACACGTTCCTCGCCGAGCGGGTCTTCGGGCCGCTCGGCATGACCGACGCGGGCTTCCAGGTCTCCGCCGAACAGGCGCCCAGACTCTCGGAGTTGTACGGCGAGACCAACGAGGGCGGCATCGAGCGGATCGCCGGTCTCCCGCTGCACGGGCGGCCCCGGTTCCTGTCGGGCAGCGGCGGGATGGTCGCGTCCGCGCACGACATCCACCGCTTCTCCGAGATGCTGCGCCGCCGCGGCGAACTCGACGGCGTCCGGCTGCTCGCCCCCGAAACGGTCGACCTCATGACCCGCAACCACCTGCCCGACGGCGCCGACCTGCGCGCCTTCGGCAGCCGGCCGGCCCACGACGAACCCGGCAACGAGGGCGTCGGCTTCGGCCTCGGCGTCTCCGTGGTCGTCGACCCGTCCCGCACCAAGGCGCCCACCGGACTGGGCACCTACGGCTGGAGCGGGGTGGCGACGACGACGTTCTGGGTCGACCCGAGCCGCGACCTGAGCGTGCAGTTCTACACGCAGGTGCGGCCTAAGTCGTCGCACACGCTCTACCCCGACATCAAGCGGCTGGTCCACGAGGCCGTCCTGGACTGA
- a CDS encoding PPOX class F420-dependent oxidoreductase: MTEDSLLKLLSAGNGGVLVTLKRDGRPQLSNVSHFYDPDERIVRVSVTDDRAKTRNLRRDPRVSYHVTAPDRWSYTVVEGTADLSPVAADPHDDTVEELIRLYRAVLGEHPDWDEYRAAMVRDRRLVVRIPVEHVYGIPARSDTD, from the coding sequence ATGACTGAGGACTCACTGCTCAAGCTGCTGTCGGCGGGCAACGGCGGGGTGCTGGTCACCCTGAAGCGCGACGGCCGCCCCCAGCTGTCGAACGTCAGCCACTTCTACGACCCGGACGAGCGGATCGTGCGGGTCTCCGTCACCGACGACCGGGCCAAGACCCGCAACCTGCGCCGCGACCCGCGCGTCTCCTACCACGTCACCGCCCCCGACCGCTGGTCCTACACGGTCGTCGAGGGCACCGCCGACCTCTCCCCGGTCGCCGCCGACCCGCACGACGACACGGTCGAGGAACTGATCCGGCTGTACCGCGCCGTCCTGGGCGAACACCCGGACTGGGACGAGTACCGCGCCGCGATGGTCCGCGACCGGCGCCTGGTGGTGCGCATCCCGGTCGAGCACGTCTACGGCATCCCCGCACGGTCCGACACCGACTGA
- a CDS encoding MFS transporter: MSEPATPAVPAAPPGQPRKAAAAAWIGSALEYYDFFIYGSAAALIFPKVFFDASDPATATLLSLATFGVAYAARPVGALFLGHFGDRVGRKKIMVFTLILMGVSTFLIGCLPTRAQVGTLAPVLLVLCRVLQGISAAGEQASAGSMTLEHAPPGRRGFFTSFTLGGTQGGQLLATLVFLLVAQLPEDQLLAWGWRVPFWLSIAVAVVGYVIRRRLDETPAFARQAASEGVVRLPLVVLMREHWRDVLRVVAGALIASVSTIFTVWALAYATSDAVGMSRSSMLWVGALANLVALAAIPLWATLSDRVGRRPVYLIGAVGSAVTMFLYLWAISTGSYPLILLLGVVSFGVVYSAANGVWPSFYGEMFTTRVRLSGVAIGTQIGFAVAGFAVTFAAEIAGPDGTGWSAVALFTAALCVPPVIAAITARETHTVPTEHLGEEAARTAARREPVTTTT, encoded by the coding sequence GTGTCCGAACCCGCCACGCCAGCCGTCCCCGCGGCGCCGCCCGGCCAGCCGAGGAAGGCGGCGGCCGCCGCCTGGATCGGCAGCGCCCTGGAGTACTACGACTTCTTCATCTACGGCAGCGCCGCCGCGCTGATCTTCCCGAAGGTGTTCTTCGACGCGTCCGATCCGGCGACCGCGACCCTGCTGTCCCTGGCGACGTTCGGGGTGGCGTACGCGGCGCGGCCGGTCGGCGCGCTCTTCCTCGGCCACTTCGGCGACCGGGTCGGCCGCAAGAAGATCATGGTCTTCACGCTGATCCTGATGGGCGTGTCGACGTTCCTCATCGGCTGTCTGCCCACCCGCGCCCAGGTCGGCACGCTCGCCCCGGTGCTGCTGGTCCTGTGCCGGGTGCTCCAGGGCATCTCGGCCGCGGGCGAGCAGGCGAGCGCCGGCTCCATGACGCTCGAACACGCCCCGCCCGGCCGGCGCGGCTTCTTCACCAGCTTCACCCTCGGCGGCACCCAGGGCGGTCAGCTGCTCGCCACCCTCGTCTTCCTGCTGGTCGCGCAGCTCCCCGAGGACCAGTTGCTGGCCTGGGGCTGGCGGGTGCCGTTCTGGCTGAGCATCGCGGTCGCCGTCGTCGGGTACGTGATCAGGCGCCGGCTCGACGAGACCCCGGCCTTCGCCCGGCAGGCCGCGTCCGAGGGCGTGGTCAGGCTGCCGCTGGTGGTGCTGATGCGCGAGCACTGGAGGGATGTGCTGCGGGTGGTGGCGGGCGCGCTGATCGCCTCGGTCTCCACCATCTTCACGGTGTGGGCGCTGGCGTACGCGACCAGCGACGCGGTGGGCATGTCCCGGTCGTCGATGCTGTGGGTCGGCGCGCTCGCCAACCTCGTGGCGCTCGCCGCGATCCCGCTGTGGGCCACGCTGTCGGACCGCGTCGGGCGCCGTCCGGTGTATCTGATCGGCGCGGTCGGCAGCGCGGTGACGATGTTCCTCTACCTGTGGGCCATCTCCACCGGCTCCTACCCGCTGATCCTGCTCCTGGGCGTCGTCAGCTTCGGGGTCGTCTACAGCGCGGCGAACGGCGTGTGGCCCTCCTTCTACGGCGAGATGTTCACCACCAGGGTCCGGCTGTCGGGCGTGGCCATCGGCACCCAGATCGGCTTCGCCGTGGCGGGCTTCGCGGTCACCTTCGCGGCGGAGATAGCGGGGCCCGACGGGACGGGCTGGTCGGCGGTGGCGCTGTTCACGGCGGCCCTCTGCGTGCCGCCGGTGATCGCGGCGATCACCGCACGCGAGACCCACACGGTCCCGACGGAGCACCTCGGCGAGGAAGCGGCCCGCACGGCGGCCCGCCGGGAGCCGGTCACCACCACGACCTGA